From one Leishmania panamensis strain MHOM/PA/94/PSC-1 chromosome 9 sequence genomic stretch:
- a CDS encoding hypothetical protein (TriTrypDB/GeneDB-style sysID: LpmP.09.1210), whose translation MSRVAQHSSAASASMGERATLFLMTLFVVLGCSGAVQNADARLERQTYVAYRTPHLCSYEIMASVACPQTKPVCCVASSAIRCCAGTTSCGNCTDDIVGYEMPKSSVIIGCFSLSVLVLLGSIIMSGVGRHLAWVLERRRVIENYRKHLLLRRAEAREFKKELAETEVKDIDDAVGCVICCSRHIDVALTPCGHVCCCRFCAKRLRECPVCRSALQRCFDLPLYYVKQLLSASGTEEKDNGSGGRESPSSPTEMYPITGDGIVATTTWEARVEDICATGQAACAPTTTGDCSVESAMAPSGSSCCWSSVERPRRSTIRVIGAVERGMINPLRGRYTRVQYSEEDEDERNGRSATCSTPLVPHVPPAGAATSPTEVRITAADDSAQHSYGCISREK comes from the coding sequence ATGTCACGtgtggcgcagcacagcagtgctgcctcCGCCAGTATGGGGGAACGCGcgaccctcttcctcatgaCGCTCTTTGTCGTcctcggctgcagcggcgctgttcaAAACGCTGATGCTCGTCTTGAGCGACAGACCTACGTTGCCTACCGCACCCCGCACCTCTGCTCATACGAGATCATGGCGTCCGTGGCGTGCCCGCAGACGAAGCCCgtgtgctgcgtcgcctcctcggccattcggtgctgcgctggcacCACCTCGTGTGGTAACTGCACTGACGACATTGTCGGCTACGAAATGCCGAAGAGTAGCGTCATCATTGGCTGCTTCAGCCTGAGTGTGCTCGTGCTTCTGGGTAGTATTATCATGTCCGGCGTGGGCCGCCACCTCGCGTGGGTGCtcgagcgccgccgcgtgaTTGAGAACTACCGCAagcacctcctgctgcgccgcgctgaAGCGCGTGAGTTCAAGAAGGAACTGGCAGAGACAGAGGTGAAGGACATTGACGACGCGGTGGGGTGCGTCATTTGCTGTTCCCGCCACATCGACGTGGCGCTGACGCCGTGCGGgcatgtgtgctgctgtcgcttctGCGCCAAGCGCCTACGAGAGTGCCCcgtgtgccgcagcgccctccagcgctgcttcgacCTGCCGCTGTACTACGTAAAGCAGCTGCTCAGCGCCTCAGGGACAGAGGAAAAGGAcaacggcagtggcggcagagagTCCCCGTCGTCGCCAACGGAGATGTACCCCATCACCGGCGATGGCATTGTGGCCACCACTACATGGGAGGCGCGGGTGGAGGACATTTGTGCAACCGGCCAGGCAGCGTGCGCCCCCACGACCACTGGGGACTGCTCCGTCGAGTCAGCTATGGCTCCGtcaggcagcagctgctgctggagtaGTGTGGAGCGACCACGGCGCAGCACGATTCGCGTCATCGGTGCTGTAGAGAGGGGAATGATCAACCCTCTCAGAGGCCGCTACACGCGCGTGCAGTACtccgaggaagacgaggacgagaggAACGGtcgcagcgccacctgctCTACACCTTTGGTGCCCCACGTGCCACCAGCTGGCGCGGCGACTTCCCCTACAGAGGTGCGGATCACTGCTGCCGATGACAGTGCGCAACACTCGTACGGGTGCATCTCCAGGGAGAAGTGA